Below is a window of Mucilaginibacter sp. PAMC 26640 DNA.
CAAAGGAGATAAGGTACTTGAAATTGGAACCGGCAGCGGTTATCAAACTTGTGTGTTACTGGAAGTAGGGGCTAAGGTTTTCACCATAGAGCGCCAGGAAAAACTTTACGAGCGTACCATACAGGTACTGCCCTACATGGGCTATAAGCCCAAATTCTTTTTGGGAGACGGATCAGTAGGGATTGCTTCTGACGCACCTTATGATAAGATCATTGTAACAGCAGGCGCGCCAACCGTACCCGAATTATTACTTAAACAGCTCAATATAGGTGGTGTCCTCGTTATCCCGGTAGGGGATGAACAATCGCAAAAAATGGTAACCGTTCTTAAAACCGGCGAACATGATTACGAGCGACATGTTTTGGATACGTTTAGATTTGTACCTTTAGTAGGTGATAGAGCCTGGTAGAAAAAGTTTGTGAAAATTTACCGCTGATCAGGATTTTATAGCCAGACCAACGATAAATATCAAGCTACTAAATTTCTTTACCCAATTGCTTTAGAATTCCTAACTGATCTGAACTTCCCCAACGTTCGGTCATTTTACCTTGGGTAAATTTGCTGATTTGCAATCCATGGGCTTTAATAGGTTTTCCAGTAGCTGGTATGCCCATAAATACGCCACTATGTGTACCGGTAATTTCGTAAGCAAATGATACGTTGTTTTCATCCGCTACTAGTTGTTTCACTTCCAATTTGAGATCAGGAAATGCGGTACGTAATTCTGTAAAGAAAGCAATATAACCTTGTGGTCCAGCAACCTGCCCGTCTGCAGGGTCATGGTCCACACAGTTTTCAGCTACGAGTTCTTTAAATCTTTCTAATTCTCCACTGTTTACCGCTTCACCAAATTTTTTTTGTTGTTCTATGTTGCTTTGTATACTCATGATTATTTTATTTATCTGTAAGCAATAGTAAAGCCAAACAATAGGTGTGTGATTTTACCTACGTATATTAGAGATAAAGCATATAAATCAATTGAAGTTATGCAAATTAAAAATCTGTCTGGCTTGCGCGTAAAAAGGTTTTGTTGTCTTTAGCTTTTCATAGCCCTGTTCATTTCAATCTTTGTATCCCGCTCTTTCATGGTTTCGCGTTTATCGAAGGTCTTTTTACCCTGTGCAAGGCCTATTTCTAACTTAGCAAAACCGCGCTCGCTGATGAAAAGCGCAAGCGGAATGATGGTTAAGCCTTTTTCCTCACCTCGTGTCAGCAATTTCTTCAACTCTTTTTTATTGAGTAGTAAGATACGGTCACGTTTGGCTTCGTGGTTGTAAAACGAGCCAAAAGAATATTCTGAAATGTGCAAGTTGCGGATATACAGTTGGTTGCCAATAAAAGTGCAGAATGCATCGTTCACATTGGCCTTACCCTCACGGATGGATTTGATCTCTGTACCCAGCAGTTGGATGCCGGCCACGTATTTATCCAATATATGATACTCGAAGTATGCTTTCTTATTTTTAATGTAGATGTCCTGCTTCATTGTACTGCAAATATGCGAATTAATTTGTGCCCGGTTTAACAACCAGCACCGGTACGTTAACCTTATGTCGCACGGTGTTTACTGTTGTACCAAAAATAAGGTCCTTCAGCGCTTTATGCCCGTGCGAACCCATTACTATAAAATCTATGCCAGACTTGTTTACAATTTCTGCTATAGCTACTGCCGGGGCACCGTATCCTATTTCTGCTTGGGCATGGTAATGTAAAACTTTAAGTGCTTCCACATACTTTTCAAGGTTATTAACATCGCTTTGGGTTTCGTTGTCCATCACTTGTTTGCCATAATACCGGGCGCCTGCCGTTTCTACCACATGGATTAAGGTATAATGTGCTTTTTTACCCCCTTGCATCAGAGCGTGCCGTATGCAGTCCTGGTCGTTTTTGGAAAAATCTATGGTAACTGCAATATTATTATACTGTATCGCTTCCAAATTATCTAAAGACGCCGCTATACCGTGGGGAACGTAAGCCGGCTGATCGCTGTGTTTGTAAAGCAGCGGGCGAAGAAACACATATATGAGTAAGAGCCCAATCCCAACTACTATCGGTACCACAAAAATGTAGATGTACAGGTCGGATTGTTTACTTTCTGCAAGCCAGCCATTAACCTGGTCATAAACAAGTTTAGCGTTTAGCCCAACGATGAGGATTGCGCTCGCCCATGCCAAAATTCTTACTTTTAGGCTGATTGCAAAATCGCCCATTCGCTTTTTATCGGATGTAAAATGGATAAGGGGAATCACTGCAAAACCAAGCTGTAAACTCAGCACCACCTGACTCAGAATAATTAAACCGCCTAAGGCATCTTCGCCAAGGTATAAAATGGTGAAAACTGCGGGAACTATTGCAAATACCCGGGTAAGCAGGCGCCGCAACCAGGGTTCTATCCGCAGGTTGATGTGGCCCTCCATAATGATCTGCCCGGCAAGCGTGCCTGTAATCGTAGAACTTTGACCCGAAGCGATGAGTGCTACGGCGAACAAAACCGGCGCTATTTTTCCGAATATATGTTCCAGTAACTTGTATGCATCCTGAATCTCTGCAACCTCAAAGTAACCATTTTTGTAAAATGCTGTCGCCGCAAGTATCAGTATGGCGGCATTTACAAAAAAAGCCAGGTTAAGGGCTATAACCGTATCAAAAAGGTTAAACTTTATCGCCGATTTGAATCCTTCTTTTGTGCGGCTTATCTTACGCGTTTGCACCAGCGAAGAGTGCAAATAAAGATTGTGCGGCATAACGGTAGCACCAATTATGCCTATAGCGATATACAACATTTGCTGGCTTACCTTATCGTTTTTAAAAAGATTATTTGGTATAAAGCCTTTGGCAATGTCTACAACATCCGGGCCTACAATAAACATTTCTACCAGGAACGATACCCCGATTATGAAGATCATAGAGATAATAAACCCCTCCAGCTTGCGCATTCCCTTATTCATCAGCCACAGCATCAGCACCGTATCTGTGATGGTTAACGATACCCCCCAAATGAGCGGCAGGTTAAACAGCAGTTTTAATCCGATGGCCATCCCGATGATTTCGGCGAGGTCACAGGCTATAATGGCTATTTGTGCCAATATGTAAAGCCAGAAGTTTACAAATTTGGGGTAGGCGTTCTTAGATGCCTGCGCCAGATCCAATCCGCGTACAATCCCAAGCCGCGCGGCAAGCGACTGCAAGAGTAATGCTATTAAATTTGATGCAAACAGCACCCAGATAAGTTTATAGCCAAAGGCACTTCCACCAGCCAGATCGGTAGCCCAGTTGCCTGGATCCATGTAACCAACACTGACAAGGTAAGCAGGCCCTAAAAAAGCCATCAGCTTGCGCCAGCCTTTTAGGCTCTCCGGGTTTACCGAGCCGTGTACATTCCCTAAAGAGTGGCTATCATCATGTGTATCAGTTTTGCTCATATTGCAATCAGTAAATTGTTAGCCACCTCACGGCTTATTTGCAGGTCTTTATTCTCCATTTCCAGCACTACCGTATTATCATACAAAATGATCTCTTTAACCCTGATCTGCTTTCCAATGGTTAATTGTTGTTTTTCCAGGTACTGCAGAAAAATAGCAGAATGATCGCGCACTCCGGAAATTACACCCCCGGCATTAACAGAAATTGCAGAAATTGGTTTAAGATCATTTATTTTAAAGTTGCCGTTACAGTCGGGTATAGGGTCGCCATGTGGGTCACGTTTTGGGAAACCCATAAACTCATCCAGCCGGTCTATCAGTATATTGGATGATATGTGTTCCATTTCTTCGGCCATCTCGTGTACCTCGTCCCATTTAAAATTGAGCTTCTCTACCAAAAAGTATTCCCAGAGCCGGTGTTTCCGGATAATGTTCAGCGCAACCTTTTTGCCTGCGGCAGTAAGACTTACGCCCTGGTATCTGGTATAATTGATTAACTCTTTGTCAGACAACTTGCGCAGCATATCAGTTACTGAAGATGCTTTAGTTTCCAGCGAAGCTGCAATTTGATTGGTGCTTACG
It encodes the following:
- a CDS encoding protein-L-isoaspartate O-methyltransferase; translation: MAYKFVDNYREQGARKRLVEVLRKKGIEDEGVLKAIAKVPRHYFFDETFWNQAYKDIAFPIGAGQTISQPYTVAYQTELLHIRKGDKVLEIGTGSGYQTCVLLEVGAKVFTIERQEKLYERTIQVLPYMGYKPKFFLGDGSVGIASDAPYDKIIVTAGAPTVPELLLKQLNIGGVLVIPVGDEQSQKMVTVLKTGEHDYERHVLDTFRFVPLVGDRAW
- a CDS encoding SsrA-binding protein; protein product: MKQDIYIKNKKAYFEYHILDKYVAGIQLLGTEIKSIREGKANVNDAFCTFIGNQLYIRNLHISEYSFGSFYNHEAKRDRILLLNKKELKKLLTRGEEKGLTIIPLALFISERGFAKLEIGLAQGKKTFDKRETMKERDTKIEMNRAMKS
- a CDS encoding iron/manganese transporter is translated as MSKTDTHDDSHSLGNVHGSVNPESLKGWRKLMAFLGPAYLVSVGYMDPGNWATDLAGGSAFGYKLIWVLFASNLIALLLQSLAARLGIVRGLDLAQASKNAYPKFVNFWLYILAQIAIIACDLAEIIGMAIGLKLLFNLPLIWGVSLTITDTVLMLWLMNKGMRKLEGFIISMIFIIGVSFLVEMFIVGPDVVDIAKGFIPNNLFKNDKVSQQMLYIAIGIIGATVMPHNLYLHSSLVQTRKISRTKEGFKSAIKFNLFDTVIALNLAFFVNAAILILAATAFYKNGYFEVAEIQDAYKLLEHIFGKIAPVLFAVALIASGQSSTITGTLAGQIIMEGHINLRIEPWLRRLLTRVFAIVPAVFTILYLGEDALGGLIILSQVVLSLQLGFAVIPLIHFTSDKKRMGDFAISLKVRILAWASAILIVGLNAKLVYDQVNGWLAESKQSDLYIYIFVVPIVVGIGLLLIYVFLRPLLYKHSDQPAYVPHGIAASLDNLEAIQYNNIAVTIDFSKNDQDCIRHALMQGGKKAHYTLIHVVETAGARYYGKQVMDNETQSDVNNLEKYVEALKVLHYHAQAEIGYGAPAVAIAEIVNKSGIDFIVMGSHGHKALKDLIFGTTVNTVRHKVNVPVLVVKPGTN
- a CDS encoding iron-dependent repressor — encoded protein: MNTLAEENYLKAIFKLAAAAESVSTNQIAASLETKASSVTDMLRKLSDKELINYTRYQGVSLTAAGKKVALNIIRKHRLWEYFLVEKLNFKWDEVHEMAEEMEHISSNILIDRLDEFMGFPKRDPHGDPIPDCNGNFKINDLKPISAISVNAGGVISGVRDHSAIFLQYLEKQQLTIGKQIRVKEIILYDNTVVLEMENKDLQISREVANNLLIAI